A window from Meiothermus sp. Pnk-1 encodes these proteins:
- a CDS encoding ABC transporter ATP-binding protein, whose translation MSLQAQQLSLGYDERRVIEGLNLSLPKGQVTALIGPNGCGKSTLLRALARLLKPKEGAVLLDGKAIHALPTKAVARHLALLPQMPQAPEGLSVEELVWFGRYPYQSAFGGRSEHDRRVVEWALDQTGMRIFASRPLETLSGGQRQRAWIAMALAQETPILLLDEPTTYLDLSHQLEVLQLLQRLNREGGKTIVMVLHDLNQAARYAHHLVAVNAGRVVAEGAPEAVLNERILREVFGLKAHFLRDPETGTPHCIPYALARREPLELAEEKP comes from the coding sequence ATGAGTCTGCAAGCCCAACAACTCTCCCTAGGCTACGACGAACGCCGCGTCATCGAGGGCCTCAACCTCTCCTTGCCCAAAGGGCAGGTCACCGCCCTCATCGGCCCCAACGGCTGCGGCAAGTCCACCCTGCTGCGGGCCTTGGCCCGGCTCCTAAAGCCCAAAGAGGGGGCGGTGCTGCTCGACGGCAAGGCCATCCACGCCCTGCCCACCAAGGCCGTGGCCCGCCATCTGGCCCTCCTGCCCCAGATGCCCCAGGCCCCCGAGGGGCTGAGCGTGGAGGAGCTGGTCTGGTTTGGCCGCTACCCCTACCAAAGCGCCTTTGGGGGGCGCAGCGAGCACGACCGGCGGGTGGTGGAGTGGGCCCTCGACCAGACCGGCATGCGGATCTTCGCCAGCCGGCCCCTGGAGACCCTCTCCGGCGGCCAGCGCCAGCGGGCCTGGATCGCCATGGCCCTGGCCCAGGAGACCCCCATTCTGCTCCTGGATGAGCCCACCACCTACCTGGACCTGAGCCACCAGCTCGAGGTCTTGCAGCTTCTGCAACGGCTCAACCGCGAGGGGGGAAAGACCATCGTGATGGTGCTGCACGACCTCAACCAGGCGGCGCGCTACGCCCACCACCTGGTGGCGGTGAACGCCGGCCGGGTGGTGGCGGAGGGAGCCCCCGAGGCGGTGCTCAACGAGCGCATCCTGCGCGAGGTGTTCGGCCTCAAGGCTCACTTCCTGCGCGACCCCGAGACCGGCACCCCGCACTGCATCCCCTACGCCCTGGCGCGTAGGGAGCCCCTTGAACTGGCAGAGGAAAAACCATGA
- a CDS encoding ABC transporter substrate-binding protein — MKRTLTGLLALLGLALAQVQIQHELGTLTLNAPAKRVVVLEYSFLDTLLALGVNPAGAATGTQGGDRGVPPYLRPRAAGVPSIGSRAQPSLEAILAAKPEVILADAFVHKDLIPQLGRIAPVVAFQSRRGSFEDLNQQVLLIGRLVDKEAQARQILEDQERLLQKARAFANPKAPPVLLGVATPNSFTVHSNESFIGSLLERLGRKSLAKPQNNQSQYELSLEGLLALNPATLVLFTAPDETPIVRSWAKNPLWQRLEAVKRGRVYEFDRDNWTRGPLATRLILAELIDSGLLADQPPASRYAFKP; from the coding sequence ATGAAACGAACCCTGACAGGCTTGTTGGCGCTCCTGGGCCTGGCGCTGGCCCAGGTTCAAATCCAGCACGAGCTAGGCACCCTCACCCTGAACGCTCCCGCAAAGCGGGTGGTGGTGCTGGAGTACAGCTTCCTAGATACCCTGCTGGCCCTGGGGGTGAACCCGGCGGGGGCCGCCACCGGCACCCAGGGCGGCGACCGCGGGGTACCGCCCTACCTGCGCCCGCGGGCGGCGGGGGTACCCTCCATCGGCTCGCGGGCCCAGCCCAGCCTCGAGGCCATCCTGGCTGCAAAGCCCGAGGTGATCCTGGCCGACGCCTTCGTACACAAGGACCTGATCCCCCAGCTCGGGCGCATCGCCCCGGTGGTGGCCTTCCAATCGCGGCGGGGCAGCTTCGAGGACCTGAACCAGCAAGTTCTGCTGATCGGGCGTCTGGTGGACAAAGAGGCCCAGGCCCGGCAGATCCTCGAGGACCAGGAGCGGCTGTTGCAAAAGGCCCGGGCCTTCGCCAACCCCAAAGCCCCCCCGGTTTTGCTGGGGGTGGCCACCCCCAACAGCTTCACCGTGCACTCCAACGAGAGTTTCATCGGCTCGCTGCTGGAACGGCTGGGGCGCAAGAGCCTGGCCAAGCCGCAGAACAACCAGAGCCAGTACGAGCTGAGCCTGGAGGGGTTGCTGGCGCTGAACCCCGCCACCCTGGTGCTCTTCACCGCCCCGGATGAAACCCCCATCGTGCGGAGCTGGGCCAAGAACCCGCTGTGGCAGAGGCTCGAGGCGGTGAAGCGGGGCCGGGTGTACGAGTTCGACCGCGACAACTGGACCCGGGGCCCGCTGGCCACCCGCCTCATCCTGGCCGAGCTGATCGACAGCGGCCTTCTGGCCGATCAGCCCCCCGCTTCCCGCTACGCCTTCAAGCCTTGA
- a CDS encoding iron ABC transporter permease yields the protein MLGRPTFSKPALLPLLALALLALGVLALGTGAVRMGPVEVIQALAGPRDETYTRILYELRLPRILVGAVCGALFAASGAILQGVVRNPLASPDIVGVAAGAGLAAVFTLILLPKAPAWGLPVGAFGGALAAFGLVYLLARKAGEVLPIRLALIGVAVEASLDGLRRLILVRADDSIAQALIFLSGTVYGADWERLFRVLPFAAILIPLALVLHRRLDVLSFGEETAKSLGMRLEPARLVALGLGTALAAVAVMGVGILGFVGLIAPHAARLLVGSRFRLLLPASMLLGALLVVGADTLGRGLVPPLEIPAGLLTTLLGAPYFLYLMRKAGRVR from the coding sequence ATGCTAGGCCGCCCCACCTTCTCCAAACCCGCCCTGCTCCCCCTGCTGGCCCTGGCCTTGTTGGCTTTGGGCGTCTTGGCCCTGGGCACCGGGGCGGTGCGGATGGGGCCTGTGGAAGTTATCCAGGCGCTGGCCGGGCCGCGCGACGAGACCTACACCCGCATCCTCTACGAGCTGCGGCTGCCGCGCATCCTGGTGGGGGCGGTCTGCGGGGCCTTGTTCGCGGCCTCGGGGGCCATCCTGCAAGGGGTGGTGCGCAACCCCCTGGCCTCGCCGGACATCGTGGGGGTGGCGGCGGGGGCGGGGTTGGCCGCGGTCTTCACCCTGATCCTGCTGCCCAAGGCCCCGGCCTGGGGCCTGCCGGTGGGGGCTTTTGGGGGGGCTTTGGCGGCCTTCGGGCTGGTGTACCTCCTGGCGCGCAAGGCCGGGGAGGTGCTGCCCATCCGCCTGGCCCTGATCGGGGTGGCGGTGGAGGCCTCGCTGGACGGGCTGCGCCGGCTCATCCTGGTGCGGGCCGACGACTCCATCGCCCAGGCCCTGATCTTCCTGAGCGGCACGGTGTACGGGGCCGACTGGGAGCGGCTGTTTCGGGTGCTGCCGTTTGCGGCAATCCTCATCCCCTTGGCTCTCGTGCTCCACCGGCGGCTGGACGTGCTCTCCTTTGGCGAAGAGACCGCCAAGAGCCTGGGGATGCGCCTCGAGCCGGCCCGGCTGGTGGCCTTGGGCCTGGGTACGGCCCTGGCCGCGGTGGCGGTGATGGGGGTGGGCATCCTGGGCTTCGTGGGGCTCATCGCCCCCCACGCCGCGCGGCTGCTGGTAGGGTCCAGGTTCCGCCTGCTGCTCCCCGCCTCGATGCTGCTGGGGGCTTTGCTGGTGGTGGGGGCCGATACCCTGGGGCGGGGCCTGGTGCCCCCCCTGGAGATCCCGGCGGGCCTGCTCACCACCCTGCTGGGAGCCCCCTACTTCCTCTACCTGATGCGAAAGGCAGGGCGGGTGCGATGA